One part of the Salvelinus sp. IW2-2015 linkage group LG28, ASM291031v2, whole genome shotgun sequence genome encodes these proteins:
- the LOC111954199 gene encoding uncharacterized protein C14orf132-like isoform X2, with translation MAQSGGNLKNRHLRDTHHSPVLDQSVMAGAFMDSSPNDDYSTDHSLFNSSASVHAASMAAHDQPEREPMSRDAIWLWIAITATIGNIVVVGVVYAFTF, from the exons ATGGCGCAGTCAGGTGGAAACCTGAAAAACAGACATCTACGGGACACTCATCACAGCCCTGTCCTTGATCAG TCTGTCATGGCGGGGGCCTTCATGGACTCGTCACCCAACGATGACTACAGCACGGACCACTCCCTCTTCAACTCCTCAGCCAGCGTCCACGCGGCCTCCATGGCAGCCCATGACCAGCCGGAGAGGGAGCCCATGTCCCGCGACGCCATCTGGCTTTGGATTGCCATCACCGCCACCATTGGGAACATTGTGGTCGTGGGAGTGGTGTACGCCTTCACTTTCTGA
- the LOC111954199 gene encoding uncharacterized protein C14orf132-like isoform X1 — MDLSFMAAQMAQSGGNLKNRHLRDTHHSPVLDQSVMAGAFMDSSPNDDYSTDHSLFNSSASVHAASMAAHDQPEREPMSRDAIWLWIAITATIGNIVVVGVVYAFTF; from the exons ATGGCGCAGTCAGGTGGAAACCTGAAAAACAGACATCTACGGGACACTCATCACAGCCCTGTCCTTGATCAG TCTGTCATGGCGGGGGCCTTCATGGACTCGTCACCCAACGATGACTACAGCACGGACCACTCCCTCTTCAACTCCTCAGCCAGCGTCCACGCGGCCTCCATGGCAGCCCATGACCAGCCGGAGAGGGAGCCCATGTCCCGCGACGCCATCTGGCTTTGGATTGCCATCACCGCCACCATTGGGAACATTGTGGTCGTGGGAGTGGTGTACGCCTTCACTTTCTGA
- the LOC111954199 gene encoding uncharacterized protein C14orf132-like isoform X3, with product MDLSFMAAQSVMAGAFMDSSPNDDYSTDHSLFNSSASVHAASMAAHDQPEREPMSRDAIWLWIAITATIGNIVVVGVVYAFTF from the coding sequence TCTGTCATGGCGGGGGCCTTCATGGACTCGTCACCCAACGATGACTACAGCACGGACCACTCCCTCTTCAACTCCTCAGCCAGCGTCCACGCGGCCTCCATGGCAGCCCATGACCAGCCGGAGAGGGAGCCCATGTCCCGCGACGCCATCTGGCTTTGGATTGCCATCACCGCCACCATTGGGAACATTGTGGTCGTGGGAGTGGTGTACGCCTTCACTTTCTGA